CCCAGACCCTCGACCCGCGCGACCAGCTCGTCGGCGAGGGCGCGCACGTCGGCCCCCTGGTCCCGCAGCTGGGCGGCACGACGCCGAATGATCTCGCTGTCGCCGTACATGAGACGCGCCCCTTCCCTGATCCGTCGCTGGGCAAACCCAATCACAGGGCGCCGTCGAGCCGGTCGAGCGCGGTGGTGATGTCGTCCGCGGTGCCGGCGAAGCTGAACCGCAGGAACCGGCCGCCGTCGACGGTGTCGAAGTCGATGCCGGTGGCGACGGCGACGCCGGTGCGGGCCAGCAGGTCGCGGCAGTAGGCCATCGAGTCGGTCGTCAGGTGCCCGACGTCGGCGTACGCGTAGAACGCGCCGTCGGCCGGCGCCAGCCGGGTGATGCCGAGCCGCTGCAGCCCGTCGAGCAGCAGGCCGCGGTTGTGGGCGTAGCGCTGCACGTGCCCGTCGAGCTCGGCGTACGCCGTGTCCTCGAACGCCGCGAGCGCCGCGTGCTGGGCGAGCACGGGCGGGCAGATCGAGAAGTTGCCGGTCAGTACGTCGACCGGCCGCCGCAGCCGTTCGGGCGCGAGCATCCAGCCGAGGCGCCAGCCGGTCATCGAGAAGTACTTCGAGAACGAGCCGAACACGACCGCCTCGCGCGAGGTCTCCCAGGCGCAGCCGGCGCGCGATCCGGCGTACTGGATGCCGTGGTAGATCTCGTCGGAGACCAGCTGGACGCCGCTCTCCTCGCACCAGCGGGCGATCGCGGCGAGCTCCTCGGGCAGCAGCATGGTGCCGGTCGGGTTCGCGGGGCTGGCGACGACGAGGCCGTCGATCGGCTCCCGGGCGTGTGCCTCCGCGAGCTGCTCAACGGTCGGCTGGAACCGGGTGTCCGGCCCGGTCGGGATCTCGAGGACCGCGCAGCCCAGCGCCGCCAGCACGTTGCGGTAGCAGGGGTAGCCGGGGCGCGCGATCGCCACCCGGGCGCCCGCGTCGAAGGCCGCGAGGAAGGCCAGCAGGAAGCCGCCGCTCGAGCCGGTGGTGACGACCACGTCGTCCGGGTCGACGGCGACGTCGTAGGTGTGTCGGTAGTGGCCGGCGATCGCCGCCCGGAGCTCGACGATGCCGGTCGCGGTGGTGTAGCCGAGGGGGTCGCCGCTGCTGAGCAGCCGGATCGCGGCCGCGTTGACCGTCGCCGGCGCCCCCGTGCTGGGCTGCCCCGCGACCAGGTTGACCAGGTCGCCGTGGGTGCGCTGCCGCTCCGCCGCCGCGGCGAGGAGGTCCATCACGTGGAACGGTGGGACGTCCGCCCGGGCGGCGGTGGTGAAGCGGTCGGTCACCCGCTGATCCTGTCACGCGCGACCCGGCGGAAAGTGGCCCGGGTTTTGCGCCGACCCGGCAGAGAGTGGCCCGGGTTGTGCGCCGACCCGGCAGAAACGACGTGCGACAGCGCCGGTGGTCTTCCGTGCTCGCCGGACGGCGCGGGCGGTCCGGGTCACGACCACCCGGGAGGGCTACGCTCCGGTCCCAGGTCACGACCGTCACCACAACCCAGGGGGAGCCATGCGGCTCGGCATGATCATCGACTACTCCGGCGGCTTCGCCGAGACCGTGGAGCTGCTCCAGGAGTACGAGCGCAACGGCCTCGACCTGGTCGCGATGCCGGAGGCGTACTCCTTCGACGCGGTCAGCCAGCTCGGCTACATCGCCGCGAAGACCGAGCGCCTCGAGCTGATGTCGGCGATCTTCCAGATCTACACGCGCACCCCGTCGCTGACCGCGATGACGGCCGCGGGCCTGGACTTCGTCTCCGACGGCCGGTTCACGCTCGGCCTGGGCGCCAGCGGCCCGCAGGTCATCGAGGGCTTCCACGGCGTGAAGTACGACGCCCCGCTGGGTCGCACCCGCGAGGTGATCGAGATCTGCCGGCAGGTGTGGAAGCGCGAGCCGGTCGAGTTCGAGGGCAAGTACTACGACGTCCCGCTGACCAAGGACAAGGGCGGCTCGGGCCTGGGCAAGCCGCTCAAGATCATCAACCACCCGGTGCGCAGCGAGATCCCGATCTCGGTCGCGGCGCTCGGCCCCAAGAACGTCGCGCTCGTCGCCGAGCTCGCCAACGGCTGGCAG
The genomic region above belongs to Nocardioides sp. QY071 and contains:
- a CDS encoding aminotransferase class I/II-fold pyridoxal phosphate-dependent enzyme, which produces MTDRFTTAARADVPPFHVMDLLAAAAERQRTHGDLVNLVAGQPSTGAPATVNAAAIRLLSSGDPLGYTTATGIVELRAAIAGHYRHTYDVAVDPDDVVVTTGSSGGFLLAFLAAFDAGARVAIARPGYPCYRNVLAALGCAVLEIPTGPDTRFQPTVEQLAEAHAREPIDGLVVASPANPTGTMLLPEELAAIARWCEESGVQLVSDEIYHGIQYAGSRAGCAWETSREAVVFGSFSKYFSMTGWRLGWMLAPERLRRPVDVLTGNFSICPPVLAQHAALAAFEDTAYAELDGHVQRYAHNRGLLLDGLQRLGITRLAPADGAFYAYADVGHLTTDSMAYCRDLLARTGVAVATGIDFDTVDGGRFLRFSFAGTADDITTALDRLDGAL
- a CDS encoding LLM class F420-dependent oxidoreductase; protein product: MRLGMIIDYSGGFAETVELLQEYERNGLDLVAMPEAYSFDAVSQLGYIAAKTERLELMSAIFQIYTRTPSLTAMTAAGLDFVSDGRFTLGLGASGPQVIEGFHGVKYDAPLGRTREVIEICRQVWKREPVEFEGKYYDVPLTKDKGGSGLGKPLKIINHPVRSEIPISVAALGPKNVALVAELANGWQPLFFHPGKRGLAWGEPLAEGFAKRDPALGELDIQLQIAFHLGEPSPEAVQAIRNQLALYVGGMGARDKNFYNQLACRYGYEAEAKEIQDLYLSGAKAEAAAAVPDELVDAVTLLGDEDAIRRQVAEFHAAGVRTFLLNPLAATDEEKVAQVRRLSEIVKEVTP